The following coding sequences lie in one Mercenaria mercenaria strain notata chromosome 5, MADL_Memer_1, whole genome shotgun sequence genomic window:
- the LOC128557507 gene encoding heat shock 70 kDa protein 12A-like → MPISDDVEFKGDKIRIKTKLFRSFFTDTIDGILETVDGVLSKIPESIDTIICVGGFSGCQLLKDAFRAKFPDKTVIIPPEAVTSIMKGAIIFGRDQSVINKRISRHTYGLDWNEDFDTEIHDPNKREETDDGHVCRDIFRKLIGKGDQVPYDEPTQKIDAYVKSKYQNVIDFPFYRSEIKENPKYIDEIGCHLMGTMRVYLGESKVKSLDRCVKLKVYFGATELKAEAEDDTGKKYEVTINLEETQV, encoded by the coding sequence ATGCCCATTTCGGACGACGTTGAATTTAAGGGAgataaaataagaattaaaactaaattatttCGTAGCTTCTTTACCGACACAATCGACGGAATTTTAGAAACAGTTGACGGTGTACTGTCAAAAATCCCTGAGTCCATTGATACTATAATTTGTGTGGGTGGGTTTTCAGGCTGTCAGCTACTGAAAGACGCATTTCGTGCGAAATTTCCGGACAAGACTGTCATCATACCACCGGAAGCTGTGACGTCAATCATGAAGGGTGCGATTATTTTCGGACGGGATCAGTCTGTTATTAACAAACGCATAAGCCGACACACGTACGGTTTGGACTGGAATGAAGATTTTGACACAGAAATCCATGACCCTAACAAACGTGAGGAAACAGATGACGGACATGTCTGCagagatatatttagaaaattgatCGGAAAGGGGGACCAAGTGCCATACGATGAACCGACACAAAAGATTGATGCTTATGTGAAATCTAAATACCAAAATGTGATAGATTTTCCATTCTACAGGTCAGAAATTAAAGAGAATCCAAAATATATTGATGAAATAGGGTGCCATTTAATGGGCACAATGCGAGTGTACCTGGGAGAATCAAAAGTCAAAAGTCTAGACAGATGtgtgaaactgaaagtatacTTCGGGGCAACAGAACTCAAAGCTGAGGCTGAAGATGACACCGGAAAGAAATATGAAGTAACAATTAACCTTGAAGAGACACAAGTTTAG
- the LOC128557375 gene encoding heat shock 70 kDa protein 12B-like, with protein sequence MKRKIIETIGEKFPGVREDDIHYVLTTPAIWSEQAKLFMRKAAKNAHIPTERLRIALEPECAAVYVHTKELPALDMMTQEERAMKPGSCHVIIDLGGGTLDIAAHRVNGHCQFEEIIPPDGGPWGGDNINMKYEQFLVRISGGPAFAKFRDNHMDDYLTMQRQFENKKYSKVIS encoded by the exons ATGAAGAGGAAAATTATTGAAACAATTGGAGAAAAGTTTCCAGGTGTCAGGGAAGATGATATACATTATGTATTAACAACGCCAGCAATATGGAGCGAACAAGCCAAATTGTTCATGCGAAAGGCGGCAAAAAAT GCACACATACCAACAGAAAGATTACGTATAGCACTTGAACCAGAGTGTGCGGCTGTCTATGTTCACACAAAAGAGTTACCTGCTCTTGATATGATGACACAAGAAGAAAGGGCGATGAAACCAGGATCATGTCATGTTATTATTGATTTAGGCG GAGGCACTCTCGATATTGCTGCCCATCGAGTTAATGGTCATTGCCAATTTGAGGAGATCATTCCGCCTGACGGAGGTCCCTGGGGTGGAGACAACATAAATATGAAGTACGAGCAGTTTTTAGTAAGAATTTCGGGAGGTCCAGCATTTGCAAAATTTCGAGACAACCACATGGATGACTATTTAACAATGCAACGCCAGTTCGAAAACAAGAAAT ATTCCAAAGTCATTTCGTAA
- the LOC123558548 gene encoding zinc finger protein 708-like, translating to MATHAREKQFKCNVCDYAGTTSKNLKIHMLKHTGEKRFKCSYCTYACYRSCDLKAHMLKHTGEKRFKCGYCAYACCRGSDLKVHMLIHTEEKRFKCDVCKYECNVKSYLKKHMAVHTGAKRFKCDYCDYAGSSDSHLKNHMLTHTGDKSFKCNVCEYTCHQGSTLKTHIFKHTGKKRFECEVCGYACYARGDLKKHMAIHTGEKRFKCDQCDYASNHSGNVYQHKLIHTGVKRFKCNICDYACHQGSVMRRHMFKHTGKKRFKCEVCDYACNGSTNLKQHMAIHTGEKRFKCDYCDYASNHSSNVKQHMFIHTGEKRFKCSICDYVCRQGSTLKTHMIIHTGEQPFKCDVCSYACRQRGNLKKHMATHT from the coding sequence ATGGCAACACATGCAAGGGAGAAGCagtttaaatgtaatgtttgtgattatgcaggAACTACTAGCAAGAATTTGAAGATACATATGCTAAAACATACAGGCGAGAAACGATTTAAATGCAGTTACTGTACTTACGCATGTTATCGAAGCTGTGATTTAAAGGCTCATATGTTaaaacatacaggagagaaacgcttTAAGTGCGGTTATTGTGCTTATGCATGCTGTCGAGGCAGTGATTTAAAGGTACATATGTTAATACATACTGAAGAGAAACGCTTCAAATGTGATGTTTGCAAGTATGAATGTaatgttaaaagttatttaaagaaaCATATGGCAGTACACACGGGAGCAAAACGCTTTAAGTGTGATTACTGTGATTATGCTGGCAGTAGTGATAGTCATTTGAAGAATCATATGTTAACACATACAGGTGACAAAAGCTTCAAATGTAATGTTTGTGAATACACGTGTCATCAAGGCAGTACTTTGAAAACTCATATATTCAAACATACCGGAAAGAAACGCTTCGAATGTGAAGTTTGTGGTTATGCATGTTATGCTAGAGGTGATTTAAAGAAACATATGGCAATACACACAGGAGAGAAACGGTTTAAGTGTGATCAGTGTGATTATGCCAGTAATCATAGCGGTAATGTTTATCAGCATAAGTTAATACATACAGGAGTGAAACGCTTCAAATGTAAcatttgtgattatgcatgccATCAAGGCAGTGTTATGAGGAGACACATGTTCAAACATACAGGAAAGAAACGCTTCAAATGTGaagtttgtgattatgcatgtaatggTAGTACTAATTTAAAGCAACATATGGCAATACACACAGGAGAGAAACGGTTTAAGTGTGATTATTGTGATTATGCCAGTAATCATAGCAGTAATGTTAAACAGCATATGTttatacatacaggagagaaacgcttCAAATGTAGTATCTGTGATTATGTGTGTCGTCAAGGCAGTACTTTGAAGACACATATGATTATACATACAGGAGAGCAACCTTTTAAATGTGATGTCTGCAGTTATGCCTGTCGTCAAAGAGGTAATTTGAAGAAACATATGGCAACACATACATAA